From one Solanum lycopersicum chromosome 12, SLM_r2.1 genomic stretch:
- the LOC101248944 gene encoding NEDD8-activating enzyme E1 regulatory subunit AXR1 isoform X2, whose translation MLFCRIWGEKGQAALEKASICLLNCGPTGSETLKNLVLGGVGSITIVDGSKVEVGDLGNNFMVDESSVGQSKAECVCAFLQELNDAVKAKFIEEHPEELIETNPSFFSQFTLVIATQLVEDSMVKLDRICREANIILIFARSYGLMGLVRISVKEHTVIESKPDHFLDDLRLNDPWPELRRFAETIDLNTTDAVVHKHTPYIIILVKMAEEWTNMHGGKFPSTREEKKQFKDLIKSKMSTVDEENYKEAMEASFKVFSPVGIGPNLQKIINDSCAEVDSNSSDFWVMVAAMKEFIASEGGGETPLEGSIPDMTSSTELYVNLQKTYQAKAEADFLAMEQRVKNLLKKFSRDPASISKANIKSFCRNARKLAVCRYRLVEDEFNSPAQPELQKYLTDEDYGTLQEANTLKVLPENTAAGLYILLRAADRFAANYNKFPGQFDGEMDEDISRLKTTAVGLLNDLGCNGSSVSEDLINEMCRYGASELHVVAAFVGGVTSQEVIKLITRQFIPMSGTFIFNGIDHKSQLLLL comes from the exons CACTGGAGAAAGCCAGTATCTGCTTACTTAACTGTGGTCCAACTGGTTCTGAAACTTTGAAAAATCTTGTTCTTGGTGGGGTGGGAAGCATCACTATTGTTGATGGTTCTAAGGTTGAAGTGGGTGATCTTGGAAATAATTTTATGG TTGATGAATCAAGTGTTGGACAATCTAAGGCAGAGTGCGTGTGTGCATTTCTTCAAGAGTTAAATGATGCTGTTAAAGCGAAGTTTATAGAAGAACATCCCGAGGAACTGATTGAGACTAATCCATCATTCTTTTCTCAGTTTACCTTGGTCATAGCTACACAG TTGGTTGAAGATTCTATGGTGAAATTGGATCGTATCTGTCGGGAGGCAAATATTATTCTAATATTTGCACGATCATATGGCCTCATGGGTCTTGTTAGGATCAGTGTGAAG GAACATACAGTAATTGAATCAAAGCCTGACCATTTTTTAGATGATCTACGTCTTAATGACCCATGGCCAGAACTTCGGAG GTTTGCAGAGACAATTGACTTAAACACAACTGATGCTGTAGTACATAAACACACACCATATATTATTATCCTTGTTAAGATGGCAGAGGAATGGACGAATATGCATGGTGGAAAGTTTCCTTCTAccagagaagaaaaaaaacaattcaag GATTTGATCAAATCCAAGATGAGCACGGTGGATGAAGAAAACTATAAAGAAGCCATGGAAGCATCATTTAAGGTCTTTTCCCCAGTAGGGATTG GTCCAAACTTACAGAAGATTATCAATGACAGCTGTGCAGAAGTCGATTCCAATTCATCTGATTTTTGGGTGATGGTAGCAGCCATGAAG GAGTTCATAGCTAGTGAAGGTGGTGGGGAGACACCTCTTGAGGGATCAATACCAGATATGACATCATCAACTGA ATTGTACGTAAACCTGCAAAAGACCTACCAAGCCAAGGCCGAGGCTGATTTTCTAGCTATGGAGCAAAGGGTCAAGAATTTACTCAAGAAATTTAGTAGGGATCCAGCCAGTATCTCCAAGGCGAATATAAAGAGCTTTTGTAGAAATGCAAGGAAACTTGCT GTTTGCAGATATCGGCTCGTTGAGGACGAGTTCAACTCTCCTGCCCAACCAGAGTTACAAAAGTATCTGACAGATGAGGATTATGG GACTTTGCAAGAAGCCAACACTCTTAAAGTACTTCCTGAAAA TACTGCTGCGGGTCTTTATATTCTTCTTCGAGCAGCTGACCGGTTTGCTGCGAACTATAACAAATTTCCTGGACAATTTGATGG TGAGATGGATGAGGATATATCCCGGCTGAAAACTACAGCTGTTGGCCTACTCAATGACCTTGGTTGCAATGGTTCTTCTGTATCAGAGGACCTTATTAATGAGATGTGTCGGTATGGTGCTTCGGAGCTTCATGTTGTAGCTGCCTTTGTTGGAGGAGTCACATCACAAGAAGTGATCAAG CTCATCACTAGACAATTCATTCCCATGTCTGGAACTTTCATCTTTAATGGCATAGATCACAAATCTCAACTGTTGTTGCTCTAG
- the LOC101248944 gene encoding NEDD8-activating enzyme E1 regulatory subunit AXR1 isoform X4, with translation MLFCRIWGEKGQAALEKASICLLNCGPTGSETLKNLVLGGVGSITIVDGSKVEVGDLGNNFMVDESSVGQSKAECVCAFLQELNDAVKAKFIEEHPEELIETNPSFFSQFTLVIATQLVEDSMVKLDRICREANIILIFARSYGLMGLVRISVKEHTVIESKPDHFLDDLRLNDPWPELRRFAETIDLNTTDAVVHKHTPYIIILVKMAEEWTNMHGGKFPSTREEKKQFKDLIKSKMSTVDEENYKEAMEASFKVFSPVGIGPNLQKIINDSCAEVDSNSSDFWVMVAAMKEFIASEGGGETPLEGSIPDMTSSTELYVNLQKTYQAKAEADFLAMEQRVKNLLKKFSRDPASISKANIKSFCRNARKLAVCRYRLVEDEFNSPAQPELQKYLTDEDYGTAAGLYILLRAADRFAANYNKFPGQFDGEMDEDISRLKTTAVGLLNDLGCNGSSVSEDLINEMCRYGASELHVVAAFVGGVTSQEVIKLITRQFIPMSGTFIFNGIDHKSQLLLL, from the exons CACTGGAGAAAGCCAGTATCTGCTTACTTAACTGTGGTCCAACTGGTTCTGAAACTTTGAAAAATCTTGTTCTTGGTGGGGTGGGAAGCATCACTATTGTTGATGGTTCTAAGGTTGAAGTGGGTGATCTTGGAAATAATTTTATGG TTGATGAATCAAGTGTTGGACAATCTAAGGCAGAGTGCGTGTGTGCATTTCTTCAAGAGTTAAATGATGCTGTTAAAGCGAAGTTTATAGAAGAACATCCCGAGGAACTGATTGAGACTAATCCATCATTCTTTTCTCAGTTTACCTTGGTCATAGCTACACAG TTGGTTGAAGATTCTATGGTGAAATTGGATCGTATCTGTCGGGAGGCAAATATTATTCTAATATTTGCACGATCATATGGCCTCATGGGTCTTGTTAGGATCAGTGTGAAG GAACATACAGTAATTGAATCAAAGCCTGACCATTTTTTAGATGATCTACGTCTTAATGACCCATGGCCAGAACTTCGGAG GTTTGCAGAGACAATTGACTTAAACACAACTGATGCTGTAGTACATAAACACACACCATATATTATTATCCTTGTTAAGATGGCAGAGGAATGGACGAATATGCATGGTGGAAAGTTTCCTTCTAccagagaagaaaaaaaacaattcaag GATTTGATCAAATCCAAGATGAGCACGGTGGATGAAGAAAACTATAAAGAAGCCATGGAAGCATCATTTAAGGTCTTTTCCCCAGTAGGGATTG GTCCAAACTTACAGAAGATTATCAATGACAGCTGTGCAGAAGTCGATTCCAATTCATCTGATTTTTGGGTGATGGTAGCAGCCATGAAG GAGTTCATAGCTAGTGAAGGTGGTGGGGAGACACCTCTTGAGGGATCAATACCAGATATGACATCATCAACTGA ATTGTACGTAAACCTGCAAAAGACCTACCAAGCCAAGGCCGAGGCTGATTTTCTAGCTATGGAGCAAAGGGTCAAGAATTTACTCAAGAAATTTAGTAGGGATCCAGCCAGTATCTCCAAGGCGAATATAAAGAGCTTTTGTAGAAATGCAAGGAAACTTGCT GTTTGCAGATATCGGCTCGTTGAGGACGAGTTCAACTCTCCTGCCCAACCAGAGTTACAAAAGTATCTGACAGATGAGGATTATGG TACTGCTGCGGGTCTTTATATTCTTCTTCGAGCAGCTGACCGGTTTGCTGCGAACTATAACAAATTTCCTGGACAATTTGATGG TGAGATGGATGAGGATATATCCCGGCTGAAAACTACAGCTGTTGGCCTACTCAATGACCTTGGTTGCAATGGTTCTTCTGTATCAGAGGACCTTATTAATGAGATGTGTCGGTATGGTGCTTCGGAGCTTCATGTTGTAGCTGCCTTTGTTGGAGGAGTCACATCACAAGAAGTGATCAAG CTCATCACTAGACAATTCATTCCCATGTCTGGAACTTTCATCTTTAATGGCATAGATCACAAATCTCAACTGTTGTTGCTCTAG
- the LOC101248944 gene encoding NEDD8-activating enzyme E1 regulatory subunit AXR1 isoform X1, translated as MAEPKVKYDRQLRIWGEKGQAALEKASICLLNCGPTGSETLKNLVLGGVGSITIVDGSKVEVGDLGNNFMVDESSVGQSKAECVCAFLQELNDAVKAKFIEEHPEELIETNPSFFSQFTLVIATQLVEDSMVKLDRICREANIILIFARSYGLMGLVRISVKEHTVIESKPDHFLDDLRLNDPWPELRRFAETIDLNTTDAVVHKHTPYIIILVKMAEEWTNMHGGKFPSTREEKKQFKDLIKSKMSTVDEENYKEAMEASFKVFSPVGIGPNLQKIINDSCAEVDSNSSDFWVMVAAMKEFIASEGGGETPLEGSIPDMTSSTELYVNLQKTYQAKAEADFLAMEQRVKNLLKKFSRDPASISKANIKSFCRNARKLAVCRYRLVEDEFNSPAQPELQKYLTDEDYGTLQEANTLKVLPENTAAGLYILLRAADRFAANYNKFPGQFDGEMDEDISRLKTTAVGLLNDLGCNGSSVSEDLINEMCRYGASELHVVAAFVGGVTSQEVIKLITRQFIPMSGTFIFNGIDHKSQLLLL; from the exons CACTGGAGAAAGCCAGTATCTGCTTACTTAACTGTGGTCCAACTGGTTCTGAAACTTTGAAAAATCTTGTTCTTGGTGGGGTGGGAAGCATCACTATTGTTGATGGTTCTAAGGTTGAAGTGGGTGATCTTGGAAATAATTTTATGG TTGATGAATCAAGTGTTGGACAATCTAAGGCAGAGTGCGTGTGTGCATTTCTTCAAGAGTTAAATGATGCTGTTAAAGCGAAGTTTATAGAAGAACATCCCGAGGAACTGATTGAGACTAATCCATCATTCTTTTCTCAGTTTACCTTGGTCATAGCTACACAG TTGGTTGAAGATTCTATGGTGAAATTGGATCGTATCTGTCGGGAGGCAAATATTATTCTAATATTTGCACGATCATATGGCCTCATGGGTCTTGTTAGGATCAGTGTGAAG GAACATACAGTAATTGAATCAAAGCCTGACCATTTTTTAGATGATCTACGTCTTAATGACCCATGGCCAGAACTTCGGAG GTTTGCAGAGACAATTGACTTAAACACAACTGATGCTGTAGTACATAAACACACACCATATATTATTATCCTTGTTAAGATGGCAGAGGAATGGACGAATATGCATGGTGGAAAGTTTCCTTCTAccagagaagaaaaaaaacaattcaag GATTTGATCAAATCCAAGATGAGCACGGTGGATGAAGAAAACTATAAAGAAGCCATGGAAGCATCATTTAAGGTCTTTTCCCCAGTAGGGATTG GTCCAAACTTACAGAAGATTATCAATGACAGCTGTGCAGAAGTCGATTCCAATTCATCTGATTTTTGGGTGATGGTAGCAGCCATGAAG GAGTTCATAGCTAGTGAAGGTGGTGGGGAGACACCTCTTGAGGGATCAATACCAGATATGACATCATCAACTGA ATTGTACGTAAACCTGCAAAAGACCTACCAAGCCAAGGCCGAGGCTGATTTTCTAGCTATGGAGCAAAGGGTCAAGAATTTACTCAAGAAATTTAGTAGGGATCCAGCCAGTATCTCCAAGGCGAATATAAAGAGCTTTTGTAGAAATGCAAGGAAACTTGCT GTTTGCAGATATCGGCTCGTTGAGGACGAGTTCAACTCTCCTGCCCAACCAGAGTTACAAAAGTATCTGACAGATGAGGATTATGG GACTTTGCAAGAAGCCAACACTCTTAAAGTACTTCCTGAAAA TACTGCTGCGGGTCTTTATATTCTTCTTCGAGCAGCTGACCGGTTTGCTGCGAACTATAACAAATTTCCTGGACAATTTGATGG TGAGATGGATGAGGATATATCCCGGCTGAAAACTACAGCTGTTGGCCTACTCAATGACCTTGGTTGCAATGGTTCTTCTGTATCAGAGGACCTTATTAATGAGATGTGTCGGTATGGTGCTTCGGAGCTTCATGTTGTAGCTGCCTTTGTTGGAGGAGTCACATCACAAGAAGTGATCAAG CTCATCACTAGACAATTCATTCCCATGTCTGGAACTTTCATCTTTAATGGCATAGATCACAAATCTCAACTGTTGTTGCTCTAG
- the LOC101248944 gene encoding NEDD8-activating enzyme E1 regulatory subunit AXR1 isoform X3 — protein MAEPKVKYDRQLRIWGEKGQAALEKASICLLNCGPTGSETLKNLVLGGVGSITIVDGSKVEVGDLGNNFMVDESSVGQSKAECVCAFLQELNDAVKAKFIEEHPEELIETNPSFFSQFTLVIATQLVEDSMVKLDRICREANIILIFARSYGLMGLVRISVKEHTVIESKPDHFLDDLRLNDPWPELRRFAETIDLNTTDAVVHKHTPYIIILVKMAEEWTNMHGGKFPSTREEKKQFKDLIKSKMSTVDEENYKEAMEASFKVFSPVGIGPNLQKIINDSCAEVDSNSSDFWVMVAAMKEFIASEGGGETPLEGSIPDMTSSTELYVNLQKTYQAKAEADFLAMEQRVKNLLKKFSRDPASISKANIKSFCRNARKLAVCRYRLVEDEFNSPAQPELQKYLTDEDYGTAAGLYILLRAADRFAANYNKFPGQFDGEMDEDISRLKTTAVGLLNDLGCNGSSVSEDLINEMCRYGASELHVVAAFVGGVTSQEVIKLITRQFIPMSGTFIFNGIDHKSQLLLL, from the exons CACTGGAGAAAGCCAGTATCTGCTTACTTAACTGTGGTCCAACTGGTTCTGAAACTTTGAAAAATCTTGTTCTTGGTGGGGTGGGAAGCATCACTATTGTTGATGGTTCTAAGGTTGAAGTGGGTGATCTTGGAAATAATTTTATGG TTGATGAATCAAGTGTTGGACAATCTAAGGCAGAGTGCGTGTGTGCATTTCTTCAAGAGTTAAATGATGCTGTTAAAGCGAAGTTTATAGAAGAACATCCCGAGGAACTGATTGAGACTAATCCATCATTCTTTTCTCAGTTTACCTTGGTCATAGCTACACAG TTGGTTGAAGATTCTATGGTGAAATTGGATCGTATCTGTCGGGAGGCAAATATTATTCTAATATTTGCACGATCATATGGCCTCATGGGTCTTGTTAGGATCAGTGTGAAG GAACATACAGTAATTGAATCAAAGCCTGACCATTTTTTAGATGATCTACGTCTTAATGACCCATGGCCAGAACTTCGGAG GTTTGCAGAGACAATTGACTTAAACACAACTGATGCTGTAGTACATAAACACACACCATATATTATTATCCTTGTTAAGATGGCAGAGGAATGGACGAATATGCATGGTGGAAAGTTTCCTTCTAccagagaagaaaaaaaacaattcaag GATTTGATCAAATCCAAGATGAGCACGGTGGATGAAGAAAACTATAAAGAAGCCATGGAAGCATCATTTAAGGTCTTTTCCCCAGTAGGGATTG GTCCAAACTTACAGAAGATTATCAATGACAGCTGTGCAGAAGTCGATTCCAATTCATCTGATTTTTGGGTGATGGTAGCAGCCATGAAG GAGTTCATAGCTAGTGAAGGTGGTGGGGAGACACCTCTTGAGGGATCAATACCAGATATGACATCATCAACTGA ATTGTACGTAAACCTGCAAAAGACCTACCAAGCCAAGGCCGAGGCTGATTTTCTAGCTATGGAGCAAAGGGTCAAGAATTTACTCAAGAAATTTAGTAGGGATCCAGCCAGTATCTCCAAGGCGAATATAAAGAGCTTTTGTAGAAATGCAAGGAAACTTGCT GTTTGCAGATATCGGCTCGTTGAGGACGAGTTCAACTCTCCTGCCCAACCAGAGTTACAAAAGTATCTGACAGATGAGGATTATGG TACTGCTGCGGGTCTTTATATTCTTCTTCGAGCAGCTGACCGGTTTGCTGCGAACTATAACAAATTTCCTGGACAATTTGATGG TGAGATGGATGAGGATATATCCCGGCTGAAAACTACAGCTGTTGGCCTACTCAATGACCTTGGTTGCAATGGTTCTTCTGTATCAGAGGACCTTATTAATGAGATGTGTCGGTATGGTGCTTCGGAGCTTCATGTTGTAGCTGCCTTTGTTGGAGGAGTCACATCACAAGAAGTGATCAAG CTCATCACTAGACAATTCATTCCCATGTCTGGAACTTTCATCTTTAATGGCATAGATCACAAATCTCAACTGTTGTTGCTCTAG